One segment of Poecile atricapillus isolate bPoeAtr1 chromosome 5, bPoeAtr1.hap1, whole genome shotgun sequence DNA contains the following:
- the LSS gene encoding lanosterol synthase, with translation MAAGAMEVRRRGGPWRSAAATELPAWRLRCEGGRQLWRYLGDGDVEERRAQTALEQHSLGLDTGATLQTLPAAGSAREAARNGMRFYAALQAEDGHWAGDYGGPLFLLPGLLITCHTAKIQLPEGFRKEMVRYLRSVQLPDGGWGLHVEDKSTVFGTALNYIALRILGLGPDDPDIVRARVNLHSKGGAVGIPSWGKFWLAVLNVYSWEGMNTLLPEMWLLPTWFPAHPSRLWCHCRQVYLPMSYCYAKRLSAEEDELIRSLRQELYVQDYASIDWPAQRNNVAACDVYTPHSWLLDTAYAIMNMYEAHHSTHLRQRAVTELYDHIKADDRFTKCISIGPISKTINMLVRWFVEGKDSPAFQEHVSRIPDYLWLGLDGMKMQGTNGSQLWDTAFAIQAFLEAEAQEMPEFTSCLQNAHGFLQFSQIPENPPDYQKYYRHMNKGGFPFSTRDCGWIVADCTAEGLKAVMLLQEKCPFIAKPVPAERLFDAVNVLLSMRNSDGGFATYETKRGGHLLELLNPSEVFGDIMIDYTYVECTSAVMQALRHFQSQFPEHRAQEIRETLQKGLDFCRKKQRADGSWEGSWGVCFTYGTWFGLEAFASMQHTYHNGTVCREVAQACQFLVSKQMADGGWGEDFESCEQRKYVQSAESQIHNTCWALLGLMAVRYPDISVLERGIKVLMDKQLPNGDWPQENIAGVFNKSCAISYTAYRNIFPIWTLGRFCRLHPSSPLAGQLPARARPSAEAGQEEQGALSA, from the exons ATGGCGGCGGGCGCTAT GGAGGTTCGGCGGCGTGGCGGCCCTTGGCGCTCGGCGGCGGCCACGGAGCTGCCGGCCTGGCGGCTGCGCTGCGAGGGCGGGCGGCAGCTCTGGCGCTACCTGGGCGATGGCGATGTCGAGGAGCGGCGAGCGCAGACAGcgctggagcagcacagcctcGGGCTGGACACG GGCGCGACGCTGCAGACGCTGCCGGCGGCCGGCTCGGCCCGGGAGGCGGCTCGCAACGGGATGCGGTTCTACGCGGCGCTGCAAGCTGAGGACGGGCACTGGGCGGGCGACTACGGCGGGCCgctgttcctgctgccag GTCTCCTCATCACCTGCCACACTGCCAAAATCCAGCTGCCCGAGGGGTTCCGGAAGGAGATGGTACGCTACCTGCGCTCTGTGCAGCTCCCGGACGGAGGCTGGGGCTT ACATGTGGAAGACAAATCAACAGTGTTTGGCACAGCCCTCAACTACATAGCCTTGAGGATCCTGGGGCTTGGACCAGATGATCCTGACATTGTGCGGGCCCGTGTCAACCTGCACAGCAAAG GAGGTGCTGTGGGAATCCCTTCCTGGGGCAAGTTTTGGCTGGCTGTCTTGAACGTTTACAGCTGGGAGGGAATGAACACGCTTCTCCCAGAGATGTG GCTGCTTCCCACATGGTTTCCAGCCCATCCGTCGCGGCTCTGGTGTCACTGCCGCCAGGTTTACCTTCCCATGAGCTACTGCTATGCTAAGCGTTTGTCAGCAGAAGAGGACGAGCTGATACGGAGCTTGCGGCAG gagctctATGTGCAAGACTACGCCAGCATAGACTGGCCAGCACAGAGGAACAACGTGGCTGCCTGTGATGTGTACACCCCACACAGCTGGCTGCTGGATACTGCCTATG CCATCATGAACATGTATGAAGCTCACCACAGCACTCACCTGCGGCAGCGAGCCGTCACAGAGCTGTACGACCACATCAAGGCTGATGATAGATTCACCAAGTGCATCAGCATCGGGCCA ATCTCTAAGACAATCAACATGCTGGTTCGCTGGTTCGTGGAAGGGAAGGACTCCCCAGCTTTCCAGGAGCATGTGTCCAGGATACCTGACTATCTCTG GCTGGGCCTCGACGGCAtgaagatgcag gGCACAAAcggatcccagctctgggataCTGCTTTTGCCATCCAAGCCTTCTTGGAG GCAGAAGCCCAGGAGATGCCTGAATTCACCTCCTGCCTCCAGAATGCCCATGGGTTCCTCCAGTTCTCCCAG ATCCCAGAGAACCCACCCGACTACCAGAAATATTATCGCCATATGAACAAG GGTGGCTTCCCCTTCAGCACGCGGGACTGTGGCTGGATTGTGGCAGATTGCACAGCGGAGGGGCTGAAGGCAGTtatgctgctgcaggagaagtGTCCCTTCATAGCCAAGCCTGTGCCTGCTGAGCGCCTCTTTGATGCTGTGAATGTG TTGCTGAGCATGAGGAACTCGGATGGAGGCTTTGCCACTTATGAAACCAAACGAGGAGGCCACTTACTGGAGCTGCTGAACCCCTCGGAGGTGTTTG GTGACATCATGATTGACTACACATACGTGGAATGTACATCAGCTGTCATGCAGGCACTAAGACACTTCCAGAGCCAGTTCCCTGAGCACCGAGCCCAGGAGATCAG GGAGACTCTGCAGAAGGGCCTGGATTTCTGTCGCAAGAAGCAACGAGCTGATGGGTCCTGGGAAGG GAGCTGGGGGGTTTGTTTCACCTATGGCACCTGGTTTGGTCTGGAGGCGTTTGCCAGCATGCAGCACACATACCACAACGG GACTGTGTGCCGAGAGGTGGCCCAGGCCTGCCAGTTCCTCGTCTCCAAGCAGATGGCAGATGGCGGGTGGGGAGAGGATTTTGAGTCCTGCGAGCAGCGCAAGTACGTGCAGAGTGCCGAGTCGCAGATCCACAACACCTGTTGGGCCCTGCTTGGACTCATGGCTGTCAG GTACCCTGACATCAGTGTGCTGGAAAGAGGCATTAAAGTGTTGATGGATAAGCAGCTGCCCAATGGGGACTGGCCTCAG GAGAACATTGCTGGGGTGTTCAATAAGTCATGTGCCATCAGTTACACCGCGTACCGCAACATCTTCCCGATCTGGACGCTGGGCCGATTCTGCCGGCTGCACCCCAGCAGCCCTCTGGCTGGGCAGCTGCCAGCCAGAGCCAGACCCTCAGctgaggcagggcaggaggagcagggagcccTGTCTGCTTAA
- the LOC131579932 gene encoding maestro heat-like repeat-containing protein family member 7: MAEKRSNLPKKVEECAGGAPPQQGNEMEQLQLLQKDAGRDLTKEENSARSSWCFIGQMFTNKGAWCRDMITMLTKREAKPDPAPTQSIAPAPSMDSFGDRIVSSPNQVPGFVWNMHQRLMSSEAPDDRLFMDILRLTDAHPTDVAVTLLRCAPSCDRGAASMWKTIASSGTTLDKVLPSLLSVLEGWPQQRMYTSDGDNTDVFSLAATRVVWEILRLPWCPEPFMEYSPHLVVALLFQVFISTEQVPEEVDNFWRTCQEQHGLSTSINRFAMQTLRALFHHLRCVHLLVAMERKCGWDTLLCVDTHHYAVGLLAREMRRVSIPLCSCIALRLLRLLNQEEPRWELAAMAFLVEVLECLDLNEWGENLLEIMTKHLKSESKEECHLALRGLVVLSQDPLVAKKMCSLSASLVQLLKNADGEDIRLTLTVFKNMLLKKDILVSSPTALKLAEALRPLFDSACAQGSLENPVLSFFLSNRTTATYSCSPFNSTKK, from the exons ATGGCAGAGAAACGCTCCAACCTGCCCAAGAAGGTGGAAGAATGCGCTGGTGGTGCCCCACCACAGCAAGGTAATgagatggagcagctccagctgctgcagaagg atgcagGGAGGGACCTGACAAAAGAGGAGAACTCTGCCCGTAGCAGCTGGTGCTTTATAGGCCAG ATGTTTACGAACAAAGGCGCTTGGTGTCGAGACATGATCACCATGTTGACCAAGCGTGAGGCAAAGCCTGACCCTGCACCCACTCAGAGCAtagctcctgctcccagcatggATTCTTTTGGAGACAGGATTGTCTCCAGTCCAAAtcaa gtgccagGTTTTGTTTGGAACATGCATCAGAGGCTCATGTCCAGTGAGGCTCCAGACGACAGGCTGTTCATGGACATCCTGAGGCTGACTGATGCCCACCCCACTGATGTGGCAGTGACCCTCCTGCGCTGTGCCCCATCATGTGATAG AGGTGCTGCAAGCATGTGGAAAACCATAGCATCATCAGGAACAACACTGGACAAGGTGCTGCCATCActgctctctgtgctggagGGCTGGCCACAGCAGAGAATGTACACCTCAGATGGAGACAATACGGATGTattttccctggct GCAACCAGGGTGGTTTGGGAGATTCTCCGCCTGCCCTGGTGCCCAGAGCCGTTTATGGAATATTCCCCCCATCTCGTCGTGGCTCTGCTCTTCCAAGTTTTTATCAGTACAGAGCAGGTGCCAGAGGAGGTCGATAATTTCTGGAGGACATGTcaggagcaacacggccttTCCACGAGCATCAAcag gtttgcaatGCAGACTTTAAGGGCGCTGTTCCACCATCTGCGCTGTGTGCATTTACTGGTTGCAATGGAACGCAAGTGTGGTTGGGACACCCTTCTCTGTGTTGACACCCACCACTatgctgtgggtctgctggccag AGAGATGCGCCGTGTCTCCATCCCCTTGTGTTCGTGCATTGCACTCCGCCTGCTCAGGCTGCTCAACCAGGAGGAACCACGCTGGGAACTTGCTGCTATGGcgttccttgtggag GTCCTGGAGTGCCTGGACTTGAATGAATGGGGTGAAAACCTCCTGGAGATCATGACAAAGCACCTGAAGAGCGAGTCCAAGGAGGAGTGTCAcctggcactcagaggcctcGTGGTGCTCAGCCAAGATCCCTTGGTG GCCAAAAAAATGTGCAGCCTGTCTGCAAGCTTGGTGCAGCTATTGAAGAATGCAGATGGAGAGGACATCAGGTTGACCCTCACTGTGTTCAAGAACATGCTCCTGAAAAAAGATATTCTAGTATCCAGCCCCACGGCCCTGAAACTGGCTGAGGCTCTCCGGCCCCTCTTTGACAgt GCCTGTGCACAGGGGAGTCTGGAGAATCCAGtgctgagttttttcctttccaacagGACAACAGCCACATACAGCTGCTCTCCATTCAACTCTACCAAGAAGTGA